CAAAACAAATAGCGGGGCACTCACCCCAGCGATCGAGTTCGCGACTCAGCGCCAAGAAGTAGAATATTTCTCCCCAAACGGCGCAGTATATGTTTTTAGCGCTGAATTTCTACGAAGTGGCGATGCGTGGTGGTCAGTTGGAGCGCTGCCATACCTAATGCCGCCTGAACGTTCTGTCGATATCGACACGCCATACGACCTCACAGTGGCCAAGGCCGTTTATAGCACGCATGCGGGAGGGGAGCAGAACAGTTAGGAACAACTTGTCGAGGTCACGTTCCGAGCCTGCCGCCTCCGCTCTCAGAGCGCGGCTACAGAATGAAGCAGTCCTTTGTCAGCGCCACGGCATTATCCCGATTGATCTTGAAATCCGCAAGCTTATCGCCATTCGCATCAGCATAGATATAGGTAGAACATCTCGGCGATTGCCCGGCGCTGGGGCGTCAACCGGGGTCTGCTGAACGTCTGGCGTCGCGAAGCCGGACTGACTTTCAACGATCCGCGAAAGCCTGCGCGCAGCAGCCGATGTTCGTGCCGGTGACGGTGGTTGGCGATAGAACGTCTTCCGAGAACGTCGGGCTCTGCGCTTTCCGCAAGGATCCGCGCCTTCTCCTCGTCCGTCCAATTCCGCCGCTGGCGCCGACCGGTGGTCACCTCGATCCGACGATACCTTCCCTCATGCCTGGCTTCAACCATGACTTCAAGCATGGCATCAGCGCGATCTCCAATCATTCGTTCCGCTCCTATCGATGAAGGAGCTTATCTCGCGGCCTCCATCACAAAAGGAAGGTGGGATGTTCGTCGCTCACTAGAATGGTGGTCGTCTCCGGTATCTCGATCGCGGCAGTGCCTGCATCAACATGCGCCATGAGACCGCCGGTGGGCTTTACGCCTGGGAATTCGAGAAGGACGGGCAGGAGTTGCGCGTGCGCGTGGGTGGTCAGCTCACCTTCAACAACTCCTACGCCATGATCGACGCCGCGGTGAACGGCTACGGCATCGCCTATGTGCCGGAGAACATAGTCGAGCGGCAGATCGCTTCTGGCGCGCTGGTGCAAGTTTTGGACGACTGGTCGCCGATGTTCGACGGCTATTTCCTCTACTATCCCAGCCGCCGGCAGCACCTCCCCGCGTTCAAGGTCATTGTCGACGCGCTGCGGCATCGAAGATAGTTGTAGCGAAGGTTTCTACTCGCAGGGCACAGGGTCGGCCGCGGACGACGAGATCCTCAAGCCTGGCGTGGCTCTTGGAGGGCTACGAACCACAGATTTCAACGGCGCAGGTCTAGTCCGGTACTCCTGTACGAGCGGATATCGTCGGCCATGGTTTCACGCCTTCTTAACCATGAATTGTGAAGATGCCCTTACCCGGTGGGCATGATGCCTACCGTTGGCGGGGATAAAGAGTGCATGCGTAAGCCGCAAGATCAGAAGCTGTCCTTTGGCGGCCTGTCGGACTCCAGCTATGTCCTTTCCCGGCGCGCTGTGCTTTCAGGCCTCGGTGTCATGACTTTATTGGGCGCCTCCGGCTGTTCGCAGACGCTCGAACTTCCGTCTCTGGGAACAGTCGAGCCGTCCGGTGGTATGCCGCCTGTGGGCGTTGACCGCATGTCGACCGGTTCAATCCCACTGGTCAGCATTGACAGCAACATCACCGACAATGGCACGATGTATGCCTCGCTGATCGACAATGGCTTCGTGATCCCCGCAGTCCCATTCCAGAAGGTCAAGCCGGAATTCCGTCGTCAGATCGTCCTCGATCCGACGGGAGAAGCGCCAGGCACAATCGTGGTGCGGCTCAACGAGCGGCATCTCTATTGGGTACAGGAAGGCGGGGAAGCGATCCGTTACGGCGTCGGCATCGGCAAGGCCGGCTTCGAATGGAACGGCCGCGCGGAGATCCAGTACACAAAACAGTGGCCGACCTGGACGCCGCCGAAAGAGATGATCGCGCGCAAGCCGGAGCTGGTGAAATGGTCGGGTGGTCAGCCGGGCGGGCTCGACAACCCTCTCGGCGCCCGCGCGCACTATATCTACAAGGACGGCCGCGACACTGGTTATCGCGTGCACGGCTCACCCGAGTGGTGGAGCATCGGCACTCAGGCGTCTTCCGGTTGCGTTCGCATGATCAACCAGGACGTCATCGATCTCTACAATCGGGTCAAGGCGTCTCCGACCAGAGTCCCGATCGTGGTGGCGTGACAGGCGCCTCGCTCCTACTCATCAGCCACGCCAGGCCCTATGAAAAAGGTCAGTCGTTCAATACTGCCGCATCCGCCGTCGCCCTTCGGCCGTTGAGCGAAATGACCGTAGCCGTTGATACATTATGCGATCCTGGACGCACAAATCGGAAACAGACACAGTACAATGCTACTGTGCCAAACTCCCCCAATGGGATCAGCAACGTCTTACTCCAGACACGAAGCGTTCCATCTTCCATGTCTCGGGTGAGATTGGACTCGACGCCGTCATTGAGATCAGCCGGGGCGCAATGGTTACTTTGCGCCCCCCGCATCCCCAGCGTTCTTGCGATCAACGTCTCATACGGCCGGCAACGAAAAACGCGACCTGCGCCACACATCCGGCGATAACCCGTCACCCCAGCCGCGAGAGCCGGATTTTCGCCAAATCCGCCGGTCGCCGCACACAACGCGCCGATCGCCATCTGCACGCATCCGTAAATGCCCGACGCCGAGCCCGCGACCGAAGGATTCACCGAGAGCGCCTCCGACAAGGCCATCGGCGAGGCAACGCCGACGCCAAAACTGAACAGGATCATCGGCAGCACGACACCGGAAACGGTGAGGCGATCCGCAAGAACAAGAGCAGAAACAACACAGTTCCGAAGCAACCGATCAGGTTGCCGCCGTCAAGAAGCATGCGCGGAGGAACTCTGCCGATCAGCCGGCTCGCGGCGAGGCTTCCAATCCAGGTGCCGAGAAAGTTGAGAGCGAGATAGGCGCCGACCTCATGCGGGGGACGGTGCAACTGCTGGACAAAAATGAAGGGCGCAGCGCTTACGAAGGCATAGATGGCGGTCGTCGCGAAGCTTCCGCCAAGCACGAAGCCGATGAAGCGTGGCGAACGCAGCAGCTTGCCATAACTTTTCATAAGCGGCGGCGCGTCGTGTCGGTTTCGCTCCGACGTTTCCGGCAGACGACACCAGACGAGATAGGAATTCGCCAAACCGAGCAGGCCCAGCGCCACGAAGATGCTGCGCCAGCCGGAAACGGCAAGCGATGCGGCCAAAGAAGGCGCGGCGGGAGGTGCGTCAACGAGCAGAGTTCAACCGAAGGGGTGGCTTGGGAGGCCGGAAAGCAGGAGTCCCAATCGCTTGCCAGCCACCGTGCTGATGCCTCGAAGTGTTTGGTTGGATCCCAGATGACTGACAGTAGCGCCGGCAAAAAGACGCCCGCCTGAGAGCGGGCGAAGTAACATGACGAGTATGCATGTGTGATGTTCCAGGAACACCTGATGTAGAACGTTTTCCGGGAAGCGAAGTTCCCGCCACGTTCTCATATGAATTCCGTTCTTCGGGCATAGAATCGCCGCGAGGCAGCATGAGACCGAGAACGAAGTGTGGAGATCTTTGCCCATCCGCATTGGACTGCCCTAGGAGGCCATGTATAGCGAGGGACCAGAGTCACCAGCGATATCGCGGAATCCCAGGTCCCGGCGGCTCGCTGTCCCGGGACCTCTGCGGGAGCCATGTGATAGCTACCGCGACCGCACCCGAGAATCGGGACCGGAATATCCATCGTAATGGCGGCTCTGCGATCGCCGCCACCGTTCTCTAGACCTGGCCAATCGCTCCGGTGGGTCGACGAATATCACCAACAGAAACCCTACGGCCATAAATATGTACGCTGGGACACCTGTCCTTGCGCTCGCAAGAAAGGCAAACACCAGGGCAAGGCCGATGTAGATACCGAGCGTGGAGGGGCTGGATAACACCGCCCAAATGAAATCGGTCGTGCGATCTTTCCATTTAGAACTCGATGCCATCACAGAAAATCCTCGTAGTCCCTTTTGAGTCGATCGATAGCGCCCCTCCTCGGCGTTGACCGAGCATATGTTGCGCCACAAACACTCGACAACAGCCATAAGACCTTTGGCATGGAGGATCGGACTTAAGGCCCATAGATGTAAGTTGAGATCCCCCTAGTTTTCAGGGAGTTGCCGCGGACAACGCACCGACAAGGACCTAATCCTTTCAGACACAATTTAGAGTGAGGCCGATCATGAGCTTGAGTCTCGCTTGCCCGTCCTAGGATCCTATGACGCTTTTTCGCTGCCGGGAAAGCTCAGGAGGCGCGAAGACGAATGTCGTTGCGCCTTCATCTCAAGTCTGGTGCCGCCCAAGTTAGTCATGATTCAGGGTATTTCCCTCACCTGGAAATCTTTTCCGTTTGTTGAAAAAAATCTGTTTGCGGTTTCTCCCGACCGGAGCGGAGAGTCTAGGGGAGAGACTCGGCACCCCCTAAGCGGACGCATCTGACAGAAGAGCAGCAAGTTAAGCGTTAGCGATCAGCGGGAACCGGCGTATTCAGCGCATGCGATTCCTCGCGGCAACCGAATGGCTGTCCCGAATTATCCCGCCACCTGTAGAGTTGCACGCCGGTACGTCAGCGGCGCGCTGGCTCCCACAGATCGGCAAGTGCGCATGCTGAATTAATTTGGTGCGGATACCCTGGGGACGTAGACCACGACGTCCTGGTTTTCGTCGTCCAACAGCGCGCCTCCGACCAGCAGATAAGCGCCAATTGCTAACATCGAAAGGAGCATTATACCCAAGGGCAGACCAGTTGAAGCCCTTCGTTCCGGATGTCCATAATTGTCTCTATCATGCATCACGAGTTCCTTTCGGCGGGAAGCCGAGGCGGCGGAGTTCCATCAAGCAGCCCCAGGAACTCCACGCGCCCTGAGGGGCGAACTCTATGCTCGTTGGATCGTTCCAGGCTCGAAGGCGGTTAGGACCTTTGCCCATCTGGCTCGGACTTTAGTCCGTGGGTGACTGCTAGCTGTCGTGGCAATATCGGTATCGGTTACGGAGGAGGCATCGCGAGGGACCAGGGCCACCAGCGACATCGTCTGCAAGACCGGGACGAAGTCCCAGAGGCCGATGTCCCAAGCAACGTAACCCGGGCTCGGCAGGCCGTCGGTCGCCGGGCCTTTCGCTTGTCTTGGGCCGCGCGGTAGCGAAGAAAACGAAACCGAGGAATTCAGGGATGCAAACAGTATGGTTATGTTGATGAAGAGGATTGGTGCATTGTTAATCGCGGCGGCTACGGCATTTGCGGGCGCGGCCCCAGCCCAGGCGCTGCCTGTTTCAATGGTTACGGTGCCGGATTTGAGCGCTCAGGGCGTGGACTTGATCCACCACAAGCCCGGCCACCGTGGCGGCCCGAAGCACGCGCGTGGGTACGGCAGATACGGCGGCCCGCGATACAGCGCCGGTCCGCGCTACGGCTACTACAATGGCTACCGGGGTTATCGATCCTATCGACATGGCTACCATCGGCACAATGACGGATGGTGGTATCCACTCGCAGCGTTTGGAACAGGACTGATTATCGGCGGAGCGATTGCGTCGCCACCGCGTCCGGCCTACTCGAACTCAAACTCGGCCCACGTTGACTGGTGCTACTCGCGTTACCGTTCGTATAGTGCCTACGACAACACATTCCAGCCCTACTATGGGCCGCGTCAGCAGTGCATTTCGCCGTACTATTGATGCAGTTTGGCAGACGCGCGACCACCAAATGACCGCCGTCCATGCGGTCGAGTGGTTGTGGTCGCTCAAAATGTCCTGGTAGTTGGTGGGAGCCTGTGGCCCCTGCGGGCTAGTGCAGCCACCCGCCGAGAAGATTGCCCCGGCGATAACCAATGCCGCGGCAATCGCGTGACGAGGTCAGAGGGCGTCGGCTCGATTTAGCCGGATCGGTCTACTCGACAATTCGACAGGTTCTGGCATCGTATGCATGCCAATATTGCTGGCGACAAACTGAGCCCGCTCTCTTTCTCTCCCTCTCCGGCGGGCTCCTTTTACGCCTCTTCCGCGAATCGGTCCCGCTAGCCCACCATCACGAGAACAAAGGTCGTGAGAGCGCCAATCAGAATGATGAAGCTGAGAACGTAAGCGTCCCGCATCCATAACCTCAAAGCGAGCGGGTGAGCGATGCCAGCAGGAGTTCGCAGTGGCCAACATCGCTCTTTGCCGGCTCCGGTCTAAGACCGGCATCCTCCTGAGAGAGGATCGCTAACAGCGGCAGAGCCCAAACGCTGTGCTCAAGGGATCGTTCCGCGATTGGGACACAAAGGGCCTTTTCGGCACCGTTTCGGACCTACTGCATGTCGCCTCTAATCGTAGCCGATTAAAGGACAAGAACATGCAGCAATTCAAAGTGCTACAGCGTCCTTTGCGCGTCTGAAAAGACGCGCGGCGCTGTAGGTCCCACTTTCTAACCCGTCTTGATTGTGGCAATATTGCTAGCGGTTACACGAGGGAACATACCTCGCGAGGGACCAGGCCACCAGCGGCATCGCGAAACCCCGACAGCGAGTCCCAGCGGCTCGATCACCCAAGCAACGTAACCCGTGCTCGGCAGGCCGTCGGTCACCGGGCTTCCAATGGCGTCAATGAGCCCGCATCCCTCTTCGCGGGCTTCTCTTTTCTCTGATCAGTCGATTTTCACGCAGTTCGGCCGGATCCTTCACGCGTGACTGATAGTTGCGAGACCTTCTGTTCGGGGCTATTACGCTGTATGCCTCCGGTGAGAACCGCGGCGGCTGGCATTGAGAGTTTGGGGAATTAGTCAAATTATGGTCGCGTTTTTCGCAGCCTGGGACTTCCGCCACCATGTTGTTCAGAGTGGGGGTAATCGAGAATCCAAATCTCCCCCGTTGCTTCGTCCCTATACTCTGTCTCCCAATTATCAGAGTCAACTTTAACTTTAGTGAGGCTCTTTGCGCGCGAAAGAGCTTCTCCCCCAATATACTCGTCGCTGCTACGCATTATTCCACACTCTTCATAGTGACATTCGCCGGTTCATTGACGCTCATATTGGGGGCTACCAATTCCTTTGCGCCACCAGAACCGACCCGCGTTGTCGTAACAAACAACCATCCTCGGAGACCATCCCGACAGAGCAATCGTGTTCTCGACGAGCATTTCATCCCCGATCCGATCCTTGATCAGGCAGCCTTTCACCAATCACTGCCAAGGCCGACCACTTCCAAGGGAGCAAGTCCTCGAGCCTGGTGATCGGCGTGTCCGCAATGCGAGCGAGAACATCGGCAAGCCATACCTGCGGGTCGATGTCATTGAGCTTGGCACTCATGATCAGTGTTGCCATGAAGGCGGCGCGATCGGCACCACGATCGGAGCCGGCGAAGAGCCACGACTTCCTGCCGAGAGCGAAGCCACGCAGCGCCCGTTCGGCGGCATTATTCGTCAGGCAGACCCGGCCGTCACCAAGGAAGGCCGTAAACCCGTCCCAGCGCTTCAGCATGTAATCGATCGGCTCAGTGACCGGTGAACTGCGCGACAACTTTGTTCGCTCAGATCGAAGCCAGGTCCGAAGCTCATCAACGAGGGGACGGCTGTCCATCTGACGTCGTTGCAGCCGGTCGTTGGCTGAAAGGCCGTTGACCTCGCGCTCGACGTC
The genomic region above belongs to Sinorhizobium mexicanum and contains:
- a CDS encoding MFS transporter, with amino-acid sequence MAASLAVSGWRSIFVALGLLGLANSYLVWCRLPETSERNRHDAPPLMKSYGKLLRSPRFIGFVLGGSFATTAIYAFVSAAPFIFVQQLHRPPHEVGAYLALNFLGTWIGSLAASRLIGRVPPRMLLDGGNLIGCFGTVLFLLLFLRIASPFPVSCCR
- a CDS encoding Imm27 family immunity protein encodes the protein MRSSDEYIGGEALSRAKSLTKVKVDSDNWETEYRDEATGEIWILDYPHSEQHGGGSPRLRKTRP
- a CDS encoding L,D-transpeptidase, with protein sequence MRKPQDQKLSFGGLSDSSYVLSRRAVLSGLGVMTLLGASGCSQTLELPSLGTVEPSGGMPPVGVDRMSTGSIPLVSIDSNITDNGTMYASLIDNGFVIPAVPFQKVKPEFRRQIVLDPTGEAPGTIVVRLNERHLYWVQEGGEAIRYGVGIGKAGFEWNGRAEIQYTKQWPTWTPPKEMIARKPELVKWSGGQPGGLDNPLGARAHYIYKDGRDTGYRVHGSPEWWSIGTQASSGCVRMINQDVIDLYNRVKASPTRVPIVVA
- a CDS encoding BA14K family protein, giving the protein MKRIGALLIAAATAFAGAAPAQALPVSMVTVPDLSAQGVDLIHHKPGHRGGPKHARGYGRYGGPRYSAGPRYGYYNGYRGYRSYRHGYHRHNDGWWYPLAAFGTGLIIGGAIASPPRPAYSNSNSAHVDWCYSRYRSYSAYDNTFQPYYGPRQQCISPYY